Proteins from a genomic interval of Sporolactobacillus sp. Y61:
- a CDS encoding TIGR02710 family CRISPR-associated CARF protein — MKILILTIGGSDTPLVKSIESAHADHVYFVCSDGSNGQASSVSMVTGKGNVCGGNSRPNIMIQSGTNPEQTTILEVDPDEPADTFNVVLPVLKKHRNDQCIVDITGGTKSMAAGLYSAGAEFRDINFTIVTGYRSDLHPVTGTHSYATLLKKNVVFGKRRMIIVQSLIRKQDYESGIPLIENLFRTEGFGSDKASSSKLNQLYYFCKAFSAWDNFDYAESRELLESYIEMISSEQKKVIADYKSLAKRLAHAVDLFYDPSTRRKYRKGRQNMYLIIYDLIRNAKRKAAKGHFDDAVARLYRATEMYAQVTLMQFNIDTSDVDIARVAQLGADKPVIDELKRKASENGGKVQIPLQAAYQLLADLHHPIGNLWKPEKDKITDSLTIRNYSLLAHGIRHVSTDDYEKVSRIIIGFLQKCDDQNKELAKSKIKLENYMDLPNQIIL; from the coding sequence GTGAAGATACTAATTCTGACAATTGGTGGTTCGGATACTCCGCTTGTAAAAAGCATTGAATCAGCACATGCCGACCATGTTTATTTTGTTTGTTCGGATGGCTCTAATGGACAGGCGAGCAGTGTGTCCATGGTTACGGGGAAAGGGAATGTTTGCGGCGGAAATTCCCGTCCAAATATCATGATACAGTCCGGAACAAATCCGGAGCAGACAACCATCCTCGAAGTAGATCCTGATGAGCCGGCAGATACCTTTAACGTGGTATTGCCTGTTTTGAAAAAACACAGGAACGATCAATGCATTGTTGATATTACAGGAGGTACAAAGTCGATGGCCGCCGGGCTGTATAGTGCCGGTGCGGAGTTCAGAGATATTAATTTCACTATCGTAACCGGGTATCGATCTGATCTTCATCCTGTAACAGGGACACACAGCTATGCCACATTACTTAAGAAAAATGTTGTTTTCGGGAAGCGGCGCATGATCATTGTTCAGTCACTTATCAGGAAACAGGACTATGAGTCGGGCATTCCCCTGATTGAGAATCTGTTTCGGACAGAAGGTTTCGGATCTGATAAAGCATCATCATCGAAACTAAATCAATTATATTATTTCTGCAAGGCATTTTCTGCCTGGGATAATTTTGATTATGCAGAAAGCCGGGAGTTGTTGGAATCGTATATAGAAATGATCAGCTCCGAACAAAAAAAGGTGATAGCAGATTATAAATCTCTTGCAAAACGACTGGCACACGCTGTTGATCTATTCTATGATCCCTCGACTCGTAGGAAATATAGGAAGGGACGCCAGAATATGTACCTGATCATCTATGACTTGATCAGAAATGCGAAACGGAAAGCAGCGAAAGGACACTTTGACGATGCGGTGGCACGTCTTTACAGAGCAACGGAAATGTATGCCCAGGTCACTTTGATGCAGTTCAACATTGATACGTCAGATGTTGACATCGCAAGAGTGGCACAGCTTGGTGCGGATAAACCGGTCATTGACGAACTAAAGCGGAAAGCATCAGAAAATGGTGGTAAAGTTCAAATTCCTCTGCAGGCCGCCTACCAACTGCTGGCTGATCTGCATCACCCGATCGGAAATCTATGGAAACCGGAAAAGGATAAAATAACAGATTCCCTGACAATCAGAAACTACAGTCTGCTTGCGCACGGGATACGGCATGTGTCAACAGATGACTACGAAAAAGTAAGCCGCATAATCATCGGCTTTTTGCAGAAATGTGATGATCAAAATAAGGAGCTGGCAAAATCAAAAATAAAACTGGAAAATTACATGGATCTACCCAATCAAATTATCCTATAA
- a CDS encoding TIGR03986 family CRISPR-associated RAMP protein codes for MAQGYTNAPYNFIDFPDKWVERYADISELPHHNRYVQGTLSGKVEFAFKAQTPVCSGGERKNNEVYPFKNQLGYAIPGRSIRGLIRSHVQILGMSNIRDDIENETFLYRNVASTNSHLKKQYDAAIGVGTGREKTHQQAERGALPDKLKAGYIEWMPDSKRYRIIPAEEDRNGRQFYRISEKKLRQMDLKQVKEINYMYRPEVWSQLRGFSYKKDRNKINRILGDYENRNNYHPYYTPVRFALDVDGIHVSKVVPKSTPLEKGLEDGLLLSSGFIKGKKNHYIIRHPSDVGPDGGKIIDPRSIDDYEQDLKRKKMSGESKKKDRNSTFYWLPGRDQSMKKPIFYAESDEQLSFGFTPYLRIFYDYTIHHGLPEAFRTGEKLDYDKALFGFTGDEKHPKLKKSYKSRLSFSDLQADGNPHPNKSVTVTLAEPKATAYPLYIKQPKAESGTLYSYNDNRFQLRGMKKYWLQKPKPSEPTGNHKMNTILHLLDAGTTFRGCIRFTNLAPDELGLVLWSLLLNKQSVIQTGMGKPYGYGQMKLDRESVKLLIERPDKKYGSHFTFFNDYTETADPEKYISCFKRYMRDEQKVMIMNEPSVQGFFKMLTNQMKDTQVRYRELKEFKSLDPLPTIDELLTGHIKYFKGDMRKRPRGQQFGNRFRRGSGRNNQQSQNKFRNNRSGQSGNYYSSGGDRHSQIDERWAKLRKLRDKDNNNNGDHKNNR; via the coding sequence ATGGCACAAGGATACACGAATGCTCCTTATAACTTTATCGACTTTCCTGACAAGTGGGTGGAAAGGTATGCTGATATCAGTGAACTTCCACATCATAATCGATATGTTCAAGGCACGCTGAGCGGAAAGGTTGAATTCGCCTTTAAAGCACAGACACCGGTCTGCTCCGGGGGCGAAAGAAAAAATAATGAAGTATACCCATTTAAGAACCAGTTGGGGTACGCCATACCCGGACGTTCCATTCGCGGGCTGATCCGCAGCCATGTTCAGATCCTGGGGATGAGCAATATTCGTGACGACATCGAGAATGAAACTTTTCTTTATCGAAATGTGGCCAGTACAAACAGTCATCTCAAGAAACAATACGATGCGGCGATCGGCGTCGGAACAGGCAGGGAAAAAACGCATCAGCAGGCCGAAAGAGGTGCTCTTCCGGATAAACTGAAGGCAGGCTATATCGAATGGATGCCCGATAGCAAACGTTATCGAATTATCCCGGCTGAAGAAGACAGGAATGGCAGGCAGTTTTACCGCATCTCAGAAAAGAAACTGCGCCAGATGGATTTGAAACAGGTAAAAGAGATTAACTATATGTATAGACCTGAAGTGTGGTCACAGTTACGCGGGTTCAGCTATAAAAAGGACCGGAATAAGATAAACAGAATTCTGGGAGATTATGAAAACAGGAATAACTATCATCCATATTATACCCCGGTTCGATTTGCTCTTGATGTGGACGGTATTCATGTAAGTAAGGTGGTGCCAAAATCAACTCCACTGGAGAAGGGACTGGAAGACGGCTTACTTCTGTCCTCAGGATTTATCAAGGGGAAGAAAAACCACTACATAATCAGACACCCTTCAGACGTGGGTCCGGACGGCGGCAAGATCATTGATCCGAGATCCATTGACGACTATGAACAGGATTTAAAACGAAAAAAAATGTCTGGCGAAAGTAAAAAAAAGGACAGAAACAGCACCTTCTACTGGCTTCCGGGCCGTGACCAGTCGATGAAGAAGCCTATTTTCTATGCGGAATCCGATGAACAGCTGAGTTTTGGCTTTACCCCATATTTACGTATTTTTTACGATTACACCATTCATCATGGACTCCCGGAAGCATTCCGAACGGGAGAGAAACTGGATTATGATAAGGCTCTTTTCGGGTTTACAGGCGATGAAAAGCATCCAAAGTTGAAAAAGTCGTACAAATCCCGGTTATCATTCAGTGATCTTCAGGCCGACGGAAACCCCCATCCGAACAAATCAGTAACCGTCACTCTGGCAGAACCGAAAGCGACAGCTTATCCTCTTTACATCAAGCAGCCAAAGGCTGAGTCAGGGACTTTATATTCTTACAATGATAACCGTTTTCAGCTAAGAGGAATGAAAAAGTACTGGTTACAGAAACCGAAACCGTCTGAACCAACAGGAAATCACAAAATGAACACGATACTTCACCTGCTGGATGCAGGGACAACATTCAGAGGGTGTATTCGATTCACCAATCTGGCACCGGACGAGCTCGGTCTGGTACTGTGGTCGCTGCTGCTGAATAAACAGAGTGTGATACAGACAGGCATGGGAAAACCATATGGCTATGGTCAAATGAAACTCGACCGTGAATCGGTAAAATTATTGATCGAGCGTCCGGATAAGAAGTACGGATCACACTTTACTTTTTTCAATGACTATACCGAAACAGCCGATCCTGAAAAATACATTTCTTGTTTCAAGCGATACATGCGGGATGAACAGAAAGTGATGATCATGAATGAACCAAGTGTCCAGGGATTCTTCAAGATGCTCACAAATCAAATGAAGGATACTCAGGTACGATATCGTGAACTGAAAGAGTTTAAAAGTTTAGATCCACTGCCGACCATTGATGAACTTCTCACTGGACATATTAAGTACTTTAAGGGGGATATGCGCAAAAGACCACGGGGCCAGCAATTCGGCAACCGGTTTAGAAGGGGCAGTGGCAGGAACAACCAGCAGTCTCAAAACAAGTTTCGAAACAACCGGTCTGGACAATCCGGGAATTATTATTCCTCAGGCGGTGATAGGCATTCCCAAATTGATGAGCGGTGGGCTAAACTGCGGAAGCTCAGAGACAAAGACAATAATAACAACGGTGATCACAAGAATAACAGATAA